A window of Haliscomenobacter hydrossis DSM 1100 contains these coding sequences:
- a CDS encoding serine hydrolase, whose protein sequence is MKTTILSIVLLLFSATVFAQSNYSQETLDKIKEVENNITGNLVVNDARPNTILERMAKYKVKGLSIAVIQDYKIAWAKGYGWADEAEKRPVTPETLFEPGSISKTLNALGILKLAQDKKLDLYTDINTYLKSWKFPYDSLSKGKKITLAHLLSHTGGLSTHGFPGHNINGPTPTVFEVLDGKSPAVTPVVRSLFEPDLKFQYSGGGTTISQVILTDITGQAYDAWMYENVLKPIGMVNSTYAQPLSKDKRHLAASAYRPDGTPIAGKFHVYPEQAAAGLWMTPSDLCQYIIDMQLAQQGKTSKVLSPEMVKLHLTPYNNGPTAMGTFIANLDGARYFEHGAGNDGFCGQFYGSLEGGYGVAIFLNNENGRLLYEVIQSVAKAYNWKNFYREPQRKTSIPVSDNVIKTYEGLYLYDDSWAAVGKKDEEYHFFTGGTYAKMYYTSPTRFFNEEFQAVKEFIKDDKGNILGYTRTVGDKEYPLSKKIGDLDTLKLANPLFGEIGWYFFELKKYQESLAYFKRGVQLYPEDLNMAVNMAHLYLFNNDYKSALAIYKAHQKKMVRPDLSFEKLMQDDYTYFKDHNYDLKLFDKVFAELKVKKP, encoded by the coding sequence ATGAAAACCACTATTTTATCCATTGTTCTGTTGCTCTTTAGCGCAACTGTTTTTGCCCAAAGCAATTACTCCCAGGAGACCCTCGACAAGATCAAAGAGGTGGAGAACAACATCACCGGAAACCTGGTCGTCAACGATGCTCGCCCCAACACCATCCTCGAACGGATGGCCAAATACAAGGTAAAAGGTTTGAGCATCGCCGTCATTCAGGACTACAAAATCGCCTGGGCAAAAGGTTATGGCTGGGCGGATGAAGCCGAGAAAAGACCCGTAACGCCCGAAACCTTATTTGAACCCGGTTCCATCAGCAAAACATTGAACGCCTTAGGCATTTTGAAACTGGCGCAGGATAAAAAACTCGACCTCTATACCGACATCAATACCTACTTAAAATCCTGGAAATTCCCTTACGATTCCTTGTCAAAAGGCAAAAAAATAACCCTGGCACATCTGCTGAGCCATACCGGAGGGCTATCCACACACGGTTTCCCGGGGCACAACATCAATGGCCCTACGCCCACGGTGTTCGAGGTATTGGACGGAAAATCTCCGGCGGTTACACCTGTAGTGCGCAGTTTGTTTGAACCCGACTTGAAGTTTCAATATTCGGGTGGCGGTACCACTATTTCGCAAGTCATCCTGACCGACATTACCGGGCAAGCTTACGATGCCTGGATGTACGAAAACGTGTTGAAGCCCATCGGCATGGTCAACAGCACTTACGCCCAGCCGCTCTCTAAAGATAAACGTCACTTGGCTGCCTCTGCCTACCGCCCGGATGGCACCCCGATTGCAGGTAAATTCCATGTTTACCCGGAGCAGGCCGCAGCGGGTTTGTGGATGACGCCCAGTGACCTTTGTCAGTACATCATCGACATGCAATTGGCCCAGCAAGGCAAAACCTCCAAAGTATTGAGCCCGGAAATGGTGAAACTGCATTTAACACCTTACAACAACGGCCCAACCGCTATGGGTACTTTTATTGCGAACCTCGACGGAGCCAGGTACTTTGAACATGGCGCTGGCAATGACGGTTTTTGTGGCCAATTTTATGGCAGTCTCGAAGGAGGTTACGGCGTGGCCATTTTCCTGAATAATGAAAATGGAAGATTATTGTACGAAGTGATCCAAAGCGTGGCCAAAGCCTACAACTGGAAGAATTTTTACCGCGAGCCACAGCGAAAAACCAGTATCCCGGTTTCCGACAATGTGATCAAAACCTACGAAGGCCTTTATTTGTATGATGATTCCTGGGCGGCGGTTGGCAAAAAAGACGAGGAGTACCATTTTTTTACGGGTGGCACCTATGCAAAGATGTATTATACCTCCCCCACTCGTTTTTTCAACGAAGAATTCCAAGCCGTAAAAGAATTCATCAAAGACGATAAAGGAAACATCCTGGGCTACACCCGCACCGTAGGGGATAAAGAATACCCCCTTTCCAAAAAAATCGGCGATCTGGATACCCTCAAGTTGGCGAACCCTTTGTTTGGAGAAATTGGCTGGTATTTTTTCGAGCTTAAAAAATACCAGGAATCATTGGCCTATTTCAAGCGCGGGGTGCAATTGTACCCGGAAGACCTCAACATGGCGGTTAACATGGCGCATTTGTACTTATTCAACAACGATTACAAAAGCGCCCTGGCCATTTATAAAGCGCATCAAAAGAAGATGGTCAGGCCCGATTTGAGTTTTGAGAAATTGATGCAGGATGATTATACCTACTTCAAGGATCACAACTATGATCTGAAGTTGTTCGATAAAGTTTTTGCGGAGTTGAAGGTCAAAAAGCCTTAG
- the arr gene encoding NAD(+)--rifampin ADP-ribosyltransferase, protein MDTNKSEDKAATTNDLTSQQFYHGTKADLKPGDLIEPGFNSNYGQRNKAKYIYLTATLDAAIWGAELALGEGQERIYIVEPTGPIEDDPNLTDKKFPGNPTKSYRSLHPFRVIGALTAWQGHSPEQLKAMKDNLERLKEQGIEAIED, encoded by the coding sequence ATGGACACCAACAAAAGTGAAGACAAGGCTGCCACTACCAACGACCTCACCTCGCAGCAATTCTACCACGGCACCAAGGCCGATCTGAAACCGGGAGACCTGATTGAACCCGGCTTTAATTCAAACTATGGGCAAAGAAACAAAGCAAAATACATCTACCTGACCGCCACCTTGGATGCTGCGATTTGGGGCGCGGAACTTGCCCTTGGCGAAGGACAGGAAAGAATTTATATCGTAGAACCAACCGGGCCAATTGAGGACGACCCCAATTTGACGGACAAAAAATTCCCTGGTAATCCAACAAAATCATACCGCTCGCTGCATCCGTTCAGGGTCATAGGAGCGCTTACAGCATGGCAAGGGCACTCCCCCGAGCAACTCAAAGCAATGAAAGACAACCTGGAACGCCTTAAGGAACAAGGAATTGAAGCAATCGAGGACTAA
- a CDS encoding sulfatase-like hydrolase/transferase has protein sequence MYYLTQQYVKKCLPLFVLTFMVYSTVHAQHPNIIYIMTDDLGYGDLSGYGRKDFLTPNIDKLAAQGIKFVNAYSAAPLCTPTRTAFMTGRYPARTPVGLMEPLTPSKRDSTVGLTAAFPSVATLMRASGYETALIGKWHLGFLPQNSPVKNGFDYFFGIHSGAADYISHKTGPAGRRIHDLYENDQAVYPEGYLTDLFTQKAVTFLKQKHNKPFFLTLTYNAAHWPWQGPNDKPYVDSVDLRIGGSAAVYAAMMNRLDEGIGEIIKTLDEEQLSNQTIVIFTNDNGGEKYSDNGGLAKAKGALWEGGIRVPAIVKWPGKITAGSSTQQVAITMDWTKTILSAGGAKMDKNFPLDGIDLLPILTGDKKIIPRTIYWRTFQRLKQKAIRMGDWKYLQDEKGEYLFNLIADQEEKNDLKAKEEIIFKRLKKKYADWEKTVLQPMPL, from the coding sequence ATGTATTATTTAACTCAACAGTATGTAAAAAAGTGCCTGCCACTTTTTGTACTTACATTTATGGTTTATTCAACTGTCCACGCTCAACATCCGAACATCATTTACATCATGACGGATGACCTGGGTTATGGGGATTTGAGTGGGTATGGTCGCAAGGACTTTTTAACCCCCAACATCGACAAATTGGCCGCACAAGGCATAAAATTTGTCAATGCTTATTCCGCAGCACCACTCTGTACTCCAACCCGTACGGCATTCATGACCGGGCGTTACCCGGCCAGAACTCCGGTCGGTTTAATGGAGCCCCTTACGCCATCGAAAAGAGACAGTACGGTTGGATTGACGGCAGCATTTCCATCAGTAGCTACTTTAATGAGGGCAAGCGGTTATGAAACTGCATTGATCGGAAAGTGGCATTTGGGTTTTCTTCCCCAAAATAGCCCGGTTAAAAACGGATTTGATTATTTTTTCGGGATTCACAGTGGTGCAGCGGACTATATCTCACACAAGACTGGCCCCGCCGGAAGGCGAATACATGACCTGTATGAAAATGATCAAGCGGTATATCCTGAAGGGTATCTGACCGATTTGTTTACTCAAAAAGCAGTCACTTTTCTCAAACAAAAACACAACAAACCTTTTTTCCTGACACTCACTTACAATGCGGCTCACTGGCCATGGCAAGGACCAAATGACAAACCTTATGTGGATTCGGTGGATTTAAGAATTGGAGGTTCTGCAGCTGTTTATGCTGCCATGATGAACAGACTGGATGAAGGCATCGGAGAGATCATCAAGACCTTGGACGAAGAACAGTTGTCCAACCAAACCATTGTCATTTTCACAAACGACAACGGAGGAGAAAAATACTCAGACAATGGTGGTCTGGCGAAGGCCAAAGGTGCATTATGGGAAGGCGGAATCAGGGTGCCCGCCATTGTTAAGTGGCCAGGTAAGATTACTGCCGGCAGCAGTACTCAACAAGTCGCCATTACGATGGACTGGACAAAAACCATTCTATCAGCGGGAGGCGCTAAAATGGACAAAAACTTCCCTTTAGACGGAATAGACCTGCTGCCCATTTTGACAGGGGATAAAAAAATCATACCACGTACCATTTACTGGCGGACATTTCAACGACTCAAACAAAAAGCCATCAGAATGGGCGACTGGAAATATTTGCAGGATGAAAAAGGGGAATATCTCTTTAATCTGATTGCTGACCAAGAAGAGAAAAATGACCTTAAAGCAAAGGAAGAAATTATTTTTAAGCGCTTGAAAAAAAAGTATGCTGATTGGGAAAAAACCGTTTTACAGCCGATGCCATTGTAA
- a CDS encoding DUF4386 domain-containing protein → MKTTKITGLLFILGALGVFIPYTILNITFDYPDILRQDVGLVLTKFHQGGNTLILTWWLFAILGLPMLVAYKQLGMKLENKSVSVSWLTTIGIIGLVVQMIGLLRWTFVVPILASNYYLGNDTTKEIAKAMFQVVHQYGGVVLGEHLGQLFTIIWVIGITRVLQVNKLVPVWINWLGYGSSFVYLFAQAELFATVIPSFPVWDMAGFVGSTLWLVWLISLGVDLIRTKKSF, encoded by the coding sequence ATGAAAACAACTAAAATAACCGGATTGCTCTTCATCCTTGGAGCATTGGGGGTCTTCATTCCTTACACCATCTTAAACATCACATTTGACTACCCCGATATTTTGAGGCAAGATGTTGGTTTGGTCTTAACAAAATTCCATCAAGGCGGTAATACGCTGATTTTGACCTGGTGGCTTTTTGCCATACTAGGCCTACCCATGTTGGTTGCCTATAAGCAATTAGGTATGAAACTTGAGAATAAATCAGTCTCAGTGAGCTGGTTAACCACCATCGGCATCATTGGGCTTGTTGTGCAAATGATAGGGCTACTTCGGTGGACATTTGTTGTACCTATACTCGCGAGTAATTATTACTTGGGCAACGACACCACCAAAGAAATTGCAAAGGCGATGTTTCAGGTCGTGCATCAGTACGGTGGCGTTGTTTTAGGGGAACACTTAGGGCAACTATTTACCATCATTTGGGTCATTGGAATTACCAGAGTTTTACAAGTGAACAAATTAGTTCCGGTGTGGATAAACTGGTTGGGTTATGGTTCTTCCTTCGTCTACCTCTTTGCACAAGCAGAACTATTCGCCACCGTAATCCCTTCATTTCCAGTTTGGGACATGGCTGGTTTTGTTGGTAGTACCTTATGGCTGGTATGGTTGATTTCGCTTGGTGTTGATTTGATCCGAACTAAAAAATCTTTCTAA
- a CDS encoding helix-turn-helix domain-containing protein yields MPNSFPPFRADLFVLFILLGIAQGLFLSYFFLRQKELANRYFGLTLLVMSILVFDVWLGYSNLMFQTLWLVDFSEPGNFVFAPALYLALQAYLGEKSGRFTWLHFAPAGIYFLYSCFALYSLPIPYKYNSNIDAWHPELAELSLDYRGMRWRFILQEWLDESMIIQGAVYVGLSAWVLVQAFRKAQLSFWATSNSRLSWSRGIVLISVVILVVLLFTKIYNDDDRGDHIIASFISLSMYLIMGTMLRRTALFDQLQPEKVRYNRSSLQDNDQTDIAQRLRTLMEQQKPYLQPGFSLQSLAKLLKIQPHHLTQTLNERLGLSFFELTAQYRIAEAQALLRHPDTRELTIEDIAERVGYLSKSAFNAAFKKQTGMTPTTWRSGLE; encoded by the coding sequence ATGCCCAACTCTTTTCCTCCTTTCCGCGCCGATCTTTTTGTGCTATTTATCTTGCTGGGGATTGCCCAAGGGCTGTTTCTGTCTTATTTCTTTTTGCGGCAAAAGGAGCTCGCCAATCGGTATTTTGGCCTGACGCTATTGGTCATGAGTATTTTGGTGTTTGACGTATGGTTGGGCTATTCCAATTTGATGTTTCAAACCTTGTGGCTGGTTGATTTTTCCGAACCCGGCAATTTTGTTTTTGCTCCCGCACTTTACCTGGCCTTACAGGCCTATTTGGGCGAAAAAAGTGGACGCTTCACCTGGCTGCACTTTGCCCCAGCGGGAATCTATTTTTTGTATTCCTGCTTTGCTCTGTACTCCTTGCCTATTCCCTACAAATACAACAGCAACATTGATGCCTGGCATCCAGAATTGGCTGAACTATCTCTCGACTATAGGGGGATGAGGTGGCGATTTATTTTGCAAGAATGGCTAGATGAAAGTATGATCATTCAGGGGGCAGTTTATGTTGGGTTGTCAGCATGGGTGCTGGTACAGGCCTTTCGCAAAGCTCAACTTTCATTTTGGGCTACCAGCAATTCTCGCTTGAGCTGGTCGAGAGGTATTGTGCTGATCAGTGTGGTGATCCTGGTGGTTTTGCTTTTTACCAAAATATACAACGATGACGACCGTGGCGACCACATCATCGCCAGTTTTATTTCCCTGAGCATGTACCTGATTATGGGAACCATGCTGCGCCGAACGGCACTGTTCGATCAATTGCAACCGGAAAAAGTCCGCTACAACCGCTCTTCCCTACAAGACAATGACCAGACAGACATTGCCCAACGGTTGCGGACGCTGATGGAGCAACAAAAGCCTTACTTGCAACCGGGCTTCTCTTTGCAAAGTTTGGCCAAGTTGTTAAAAATTCAGCCACATCACCTGACTCAAACCCTCAACGAGCGTTTGGGCCTCAGTTTTTTTGAATTGACGGCGCAGTACCGCATTGCAGAGGCTCAAGCGCTATTGCGCCACCCGGATACCCGCGAATTGACCATCGAAGACATTGCCGAGCGGGTGGGGTATTTGTCCAAGTCAGCATTCAATGCGGCTTTCAAAAAACAAACGGGTATGACGCCTACAACGTGGCGGAGTGGCTTGGAATAA
- a CDS encoding Crp/Fnr family transcriptional regulator: MTNRKTQLVDTLPNRRPMDNFIKYFQSVGFADDEAPKIASAFKPVELNKGDFFVKAEKVSKSLAFLESGQLQYYSLDTNGEERTTYISLPNTFVASLLSFLNEIPARENIRALTHSKIWTISKDDLTQLKNEVPSFKDFYIGILEWQICCIDKGKFDLITLTAEQRYEKLLKEEPALLQQVPLQYIASMLGMTPRHLSRLRAKV; the protein is encoded by the coding sequence ATGACAAACAGAAAAACGCAATTAGTTGATACACTTCCAAACCGTCGACCTATGGATAACTTCATAAAATACTTTCAAAGTGTTGGCTTTGCCGACGATGAAGCCCCAAAAATTGCGTCTGCATTTAAGCCCGTGGAGCTCAATAAAGGCGACTTCTTCGTAAAGGCAGAGAAAGTATCAAAATCGCTTGCTTTTTTAGAAAGTGGACAGTTGCAATACTATTCCCTGGATACGAATGGAGAAGAACGAACCACTTACATCTCATTGCCCAATACCTTTGTTGCCTCTTTATTGAGCTTTTTGAACGAAATACCTGCACGTGAAAACATCAGGGCTTTAACCCATTCCAAAATTTGGACCATATCCAAAGATGATTTAACGCAGTTGAAAAATGAAGTTCCAAGCTTTAAGGACTTTTACATCGGGATACTGGAGTGGCAGATTTGTTGCATCGATAAAGGCAAATTTGACCTCATTACCTTAACCGCTGAACAGCGCTATGAAAAATTGTTAAAAGAAGAACCAGCCTTACTGCAGCAAGTTCCTTTACAATACATTGCATCTATGTTGGGTATGACTCCAAGGCATTTGAGCCGCCTAAGAGCAAAAGTTTAA
- a CDS encoding DUF2200 domain-containing protein — translation MGISDTHHQRMANMTFASVYPMYLTKVEKKGRTKAELHQVITWLTGFDDQKLQELIQKKVTFETFFQQASLHPNAPLITGLICGYRIEDIENPLTRQVRYLDKLVDELAKGRKMEKILRQAG, via the coding sequence ATGGGAATTTCCGACACACACCATCAGCGGATGGCAAACATGACCTTCGCTTCGGTTTACCCCATGTACCTCACCAAAGTGGAGAAGAAAGGTAGAACCAAAGCAGAATTGCATCAGGTCATCACCTGGTTAACCGGCTTCGATGACCAGAAGCTACAAGAACTCATCCAAAAAAAGGTAACGTTTGAAACATTCTTCCAACAGGCTTCACTACATCCCAATGCTCCACTCATCACCGGACTAATCTGTGGGTATCGCATCGAGGACATCGAGAATCCTTTGACGCGGCAGGTGCGGTATCTGGATAAGTTGGTGGATGAGTTGGCGAAAGGTCGGAAGATGGAGAAGATATTGCGTCAGGCGGGGTAA
- a CDS encoding TIR domain-containing protein, giving the protein MHGIDKEIEGLKTKLNLLIDKKNRLDLALVDAYDEEKKFALKRQVEGLENEIKAVRERIKDLEQQIQAGPVTPPKATTPQTPQNKDALLALISDGHLKEALGYLSTLLPARERNDLVLLQSRFNGLERNINSGIMLQADAGVERARITAATLAMCDRVEDGAFAALPKTNPTSMDSPKVATHSGKKIFFSYSQYDRPYLDQLLRHMAGLRRQGKIAPWNDQDILPGEEWDDAIKNELATADIILLLISSDFLATDYIWKVEIATAMERHERKEARVIPVFIRNCDWSGMPFSKLNGLPSKAKPVSSYADRDEAWVEVVKGIERVL; this is encoded by the coding sequence ATGCACGGCATCGACAAAGAAATCGAAGGTCTCAAGACAAAGCTCAATTTATTGATCGACAAAAAGAACCGCCTGGATTTGGCATTGGTAGATGCCTACGATGAGGAAAAGAAATTTGCGCTAAAGCGGCAAGTTGAAGGACTGGAAAATGAGATCAAAGCGGTAAGAGAACGTATTAAAGATTTGGAACAGCAAATCCAAGCTGGTCCAGTCACCCCTCCCAAGGCCACTACCCCCCAAACTCCCCAAAACAAAGACGCACTCCTGGCCCTCATCAGCGACGGGCACCTAAAGGAAGCCCTGGGCTATTTGAGCACTTTGCTCCCCGCCCGCGAGCGCAACGACCTCGTTTTACTGCAATCCCGCTTCAATGGCCTGGAGCGCAACATCAACAGTGGGATCATGTTGCAAGCTGATGCCGGGGTGGAACGGGCCCGCATCACCGCCGCAACTTTGGCCATGTGCGACCGGGTAGAAGATGGTGCTTTTGCGGCCTTGCCCAAAACCAACCCCACCAGCATGGATTCCCCCAAAGTAGCTACCCACAGCGGCAAAAAGATCTTTTTTTCTTACTCGCAATACGATCGCCCCTACCTGGATCAACTGCTGCGCCACATGGCGGGCCTGCGCCGTCAGGGCAAAATTGCGCCCTGGAACGATCAGGACATCCTCCCCGGTGAAGAATGGGACGATGCCATCAAAAATGAGCTCGCCACGGCGGACATCATTTTACTGCTGATCAGTTCGGATTTTTTGGCCACCGACTACATCTGGAAAGTAGAAATCGCTACGGCGATGGAGCGCCATGAACGCAAAGAAGCGCGGGTGATCCCGGTGTTCATTCGCAATTGTGATTGGAGCGGGATGCCGTTTAGCAAACTCAATGGGCTGCCTTCCAAGGCCAAACCGGTTAGCTCCTACGCCGATCGGGACGAGGCTTGGGTGGAGGTGGTGAAGGGGATTGAGCGCGTGTTGTAA
- a CDS encoding alpha/beta hydrolase, whose protein sequence is MYKICLLFSCLLGLSFSATAAQVDTVEITSTYLQRKVKIAVVTPKGYQTGQNRYPTLYLLHGGYGKFSDWLMQTPDKTLVHRLCDEFNIIFVLPEGGIGGYYLDSPINPASHYESFIIKEVIPKVDATYRSINDRKSRVIAGLSMGGHGALYLATRNPALFCAVGSMSGAVDIDTDHWNVPPERRKAIAERQANLWPPKQDNPAFYRNNSVVNMTDKMKDNGLAIIFDCGVDDFLIEPNRELHRRLVYNQTPHEYTERPGAHTWEYWQGALPNHLRFFQKVIKY, encoded by the coding sequence ATGTACAAAATCTGCCTCCTTTTCAGCTGCCTCCTCGGCCTCAGCTTCAGCGCTACCGCCGCCCAAGTCGACACCGTTGAAATCACCAGCACCTACCTCCAGCGCAAGGTCAAAATCGCGGTAGTCACGCCCAAAGGCTACCAAACTGGCCAAAACCGCTACCCTACCCTGTACCTCCTGCACGGCGGCTACGGCAAGTTCAGCGATTGGCTGATGCAAACGCCCGATAAAACCCTCGTACACCGTTTGTGCGATGAGTTCAATATTATTTTTGTCTTACCAGAAGGCGGCATTGGCGGGTATTATCTCGACAGCCCGATCAACCCCGCCAGCCACTACGAAAGTTTCATCATCAAGGAGGTGATTCCCAAAGTGGACGCCACCTACCGCAGCATCAATGACCGCAAATCGCGGGTCATCGCGGGCTTGAGCATGGGCGGGCATGGCGCCTTGTATTTGGCCACCCGCAACCCCGCTTTGTTTTGTGCGGTGGGCAGCATGAGCGGCGCGGTCGACATCGATACCGACCACTGGAATGTTCCGCCCGAGCGCCGCAAGGCCATCGCCGAACGACAGGCGAACCTCTGGCCACCGAAACAAGATAACCCCGCCTTTTACCGCAACAACTCGGTAGTCAACATGACCGATAAAATGAAAGACAATGGCCTGGCCATCATTTTCGACTGTGGGGTCGACGATTTTTTGATCGAACCCAATCGGGAGTTGCACCGCCGCCTGGTGTACAACCAAACCCCGCATGAATACACCGAACGGCCGGGGGCGCATACCTGGGAGTATTGGCAGGGGGCGCTGCCGAATCATTTGCGGTTTTTTCAGAAGGTGATTAAGTATTAG
- a CDS encoding DUF5990 family protein, translating into MNQELPIRIILESPPPGVDFGIQKGSGNNYETILKQRSGKEDLCFEFKISVKENQVSLPDFKGPYVHGPSSERFIYVDIGTAAGQFDSVWTRRLKIPLRDISAETIQQLLTDASLVLETKVPGTGKDGGPNCATVKPFPGWHLSPTGR; encoded by the coding sequence ATGAATCAAGAACTACCCATCAGAATTATTTTGGAAAGTCCTCCCCCGGGAGTTGACTTTGGCATTCAAAAAGGCAGTGGAAACAACTACGAAACAATTTTAAAGCAAAGATCAGGCAAGGAGGATTTATGCTTTGAATTTAAAATTTCAGTAAAAGAAAACCAGGTCTCTTTGCCTGATTTCAAAGGCCCGTATGTTCATGGACCGTCGAGCGAACGTTTCATTTATGTTGACATCGGAACGGCCGCGGGTCAATTCGATTCGGTCTGGACTCGTCGCTTGAAAATCCCTTTGAGAGACATTTCAGCTGAAACAATCCAACAACTATTGACTGATGCTTCCCTCGTTCTGGAAACGAAAGTTCCAGGAACAGGCAAAGACGGCGGTCCAAATTGTGCAACTGTAAAACCTTTCCCTGGTTGGCATTTGAGCCCAACGGGGCGATAA
- a CDS encoding serine hydrolase domain-containing protein: MFKKLLDNKKLGGLNCMLWKDGQVVYQESSGYKNLETREPMTIDTLFRIASMTKPITSVLAMILWEEQKLELDDPITKWFPQFRNMKVLKNQHGEFEDAQQLITILDLLTHRAGFTYSEFQQGKLRADYRRVLGGDIDSELTNEQWINGLASLPLVNQPGELFNYGKSTDLLGMLISTIEGKPLGKVMEEKIFRPLAMTDTFFEVPTHKKSRCAANIGYDESGDLVNLATVPLNMAFKERPSGLEFESGSGGLWSTIGDYLKFATLFVQKGSSNGIQILKPETIDLMCSNQLTAAQREQSTLMGTPIFKEHYGFGLGLAVVMKETQYGSIPCAGSIGAVGWPGAYGGWWSADPIKKTIAVFLTHSMTEPNQLAQGIGFELYEAIDIFSNYCSAHI; this comes from the coding sequence ATGTTCAAAAAACTACTCGACAATAAAAAACTGGGCGGCCTCAACTGCATGCTTTGGAAAGATGGGCAAGTTGTATACCAGGAAAGTTCCGGATACAAGAATTTGGAGACCCGCGAACCAATGACCATTGATACCCTTTTCAGAATTGCGTCCATGACCAAACCCATTACTTCGGTCCTCGCAATGATTTTATGGGAAGAGCAGAAATTAGAATTGGATGATCCGATCACCAAATGGTTCCCGCAGTTTAGGAACATGAAAGTCCTAAAAAACCAGCATGGAGAATTCGAAGATGCCCAGCAACTCATTACCATCCTGGATTTACTCACCCATCGCGCAGGCTTTACGTATAGTGAATTCCAGCAGGGAAAACTTCGAGCGGACTACCGTAGGGTTTTAGGCGGCGACATTGATTCGGAATTGACCAATGAACAATGGATCAATGGATTGGCGAGTTTACCCTTGGTCAATCAGCCGGGTGAACTGTTCAATTACGGCAAATCAACCGATTTATTGGGGATGCTCATTTCAACCATCGAAGGAAAACCCCTGGGTAAAGTAATGGAAGAAAAAATATTCCGTCCATTGGCCATGACCGATACCTTTTTTGAGGTTCCCACCCACAAAAAAAGCAGATGTGCCGCAAATATTGGGTATGACGAATCGGGTGATTTGGTAAACCTTGCAACCGTTCCCTTAAACATGGCTTTTAAAGAACGCCCCAGCGGTTTAGAATTTGAATCAGGCAGTGGGGGGCTTTGGTCAACCATCGGCGACTATTTGAAATTTGCCACCCTTTTTGTACAAAAAGGAAGTTCCAATGGCATTCAAATTTTAAAACCGGAAACCATTGACTTGATGTGTTCCAACCAATTGACCGCTGCTCAAAGAGAACAGTCAACTTTAATGGGTACGCCAATCTTTAAAGAACATTACGGCTTTGGTTTGGGGCTTGCTGTGGTAATGAAAGAAACCCAATATGGATCAATTCCTTGTGCGGGCTCAATCGGTGCGGTTGGTTGGCCCGGTGCATATGGTGGTTGGTGGTCTGCAGACCCCATAAAAAAAACGATTGCTGTATTTTTAACGCACAGTATGACCGAACCAAATCAACTTGCCCAAGGCATTGGATTTGAATTGTATGAGGCCATTGACATTTTTTCAAATTATTGCAGCGCACATATTTAA
- a CDS encoding Uma2 family endonuclease yields MTIATSRYSIEDYLEMESTSLTKHEYWNGKIWEMAGGSDVHNEICARIIIEMGKALEARNLAFKIYTSDMKVWIEKHHRFVYPDAVAIADKPSYYENRRDIITNPLLVVEVSSDGTEAYDLSSKFEQYRSIPTFKEYLIISQTERMVTRYFREKENLWSMTDYVGQDALIPLQSMGAEIPLKGIYWGVDVQ; encoded by the coding sequence ATGACAATTGCGACAAGTCGGTACAGCATTGAGGATTACCTGGAAATGGAATCCACTAGCCTCACCAAACACGAATATTGGAATGGGAAAATCTGGGAAATGGCGGGAGGAAGTGATGTGCACAACGAAATCTGCGCACGCATCATCATTGAAATGGGTAAGGCGTTGGAAGCGCGCAACCTGGCTTTCAAGATATACACCAGCGACATGAAGGTCTGGATTGAAAAGCACCACCGCTTTGTATATCCTGATGCGGTGGCTATTGCCGACAAACCTAGCTACTACGAAAACCGCCGAGACATCATCACCAATCCCTTATTGGTGGTAGAAGTTTCTTCGGACGGTACCGAAGCATATGATCTCTCTTCCAAATTTGAACAGTACCGCAGCATTCCTACTTTTAAAGAATACCTCATCATCAGCCAAACCGAACGCATGGTCACGCGGTACTTTCGAGAAAAAGAAAACCTCTGGAGCATGACGGATTACGTTGGGCAAGATGCACTGATCCCCTTGCAGTCAATGGGTGCGGAGATTCCTTTGAAAGGTATTTATTGGGGGGTGGACGTACAGTAA